From the genome of Pseudomonas sp. TMP9, one region includes:
- a CDS encoding MotA/TolQ/ExbB proton channel family protein gives MTDWLALWLRVVDSGHALLDFMSAGGAVMWALAALCVVFWTLVFERFWYMRRVFPEWVSERRQAWQQVLSDDTGNWQRAVRSAWLAQAQQRLLGPLRLGKTLVAMYPLLGLLGTVSGMVAVFDVLAINGTGNPRGMAAGVWQATLPTLAGMVLAITGLFSLARLERDARRALEQLADQLRHD, from the coding sequence GTGACTGATTGGCTGGCGCTGTGGCTGCGGGTGGTCGACAGCGGCCATGCCTTGCTGGATTTTATGAGCGCCGGCGGCGCGGTGATGTGGGCGCTGGCTGCGTTGTGCGTGGTGTTCTGGACCTTGGTCTTTGAGCGCTTTTGGTACATGCGCCGGGTGTTCCCCGAGTGGGTCAGCGAACGCCGACAAGCCTGGCAGCAGGTGCTCAGTGATGACACCGGCAACTGGCAACGCGCGGTGCGCAGTGCCTGGCTGGCGCAAGCGCAACAGCGTTTGCTGGGGCCGCTGCGTCTGGGCAAGACCTTGGTGGCCATGTACCCGCTGCTGGGGCTGCTCGGCACGGTCAGCGGCATGGTCGCCGTGTTTGACGTGCTGGCCATTAACGGCACTGGCAACCCGCGCGGCATGGCCGCTGGCGTCTGGCAAGCCACCCTGCCGACCCTGGCCGGGATGGTTTTAGCCATTACTGGATTGTTTAGCTTGGCGCGTCTTGAACGTGACGCCCGCCGGGCCCTTGAGCAGCTGGCTGATCAGCTGCGA